In Thermosynechococcus sichuanensis E542, a single genomic region encodes these proteins:
- a CDS encoding urease accessory protein UreF has translation MLTDAALLTLLQWVSPALPIGGFNYSEGLETLIAQGKITSAAAVQDWLAFELAFGSAQLETAVMVRVYRAIAKGDFDAVHRWNAWLSAARESAELRAQNWQMGTALISLVAALDRLPPDLQTGQPYPWNVSVAFCIATALADIPLETALLGYLHSWGTTLINAAVKLIPLGQRAGQVLLRQLQPHIQQTVQQSLKVTDDNLESSTLGLALASMQHETLYCRLFRS, from the coding sequence ATGCTCACTGATGCCGCCCTATTAACCCTACTCCAGTGGGTGAGTCCTGCTTTGCCCATTGGTGGCTTTAACTACTCCGAGGGCTTGGAAACCTTGATTGCCCAAGGCAAAATTACTTCAGCAGCAGCGGTACAGGACTGGTTGGCCTTTGAATTGGCCTTTGGCAGTGCCCAGTTGGAGACGGCCGTGATGGTGCGGGTTTATCGGGCGATCGCCAAGGGTGATTTTGACGCTGTTCACCGCTGGAATGCGTGGCTCTCGGCTGCCCGCGAAAGTGCTGAACTGCGTGCCCAAAATTGGCAAATGGGAACGGCGTTGATTAGCCTCGTCGCTGCCCTTGATCGCCTCCCCCCAGACCTTCAGACGGGTCAGCCCTACCCTTGGAATGTCAGTGTCGCCTTTTGCATTGCCACTGCCCTTGCCGATATTCCCCTAGAAACAGCCCTTCTAGGCTATCTCCACAGTTGGGGCACCACCCTCATCAATGCAGCGGTGAAACTCATTCCCCTTGGCCAAAGGGCGGGTCAAGTTCTCCTGCGTCAACTTCAGCCCCACATCCAGCAGACGGTGCAGCAGAGCTTGAAGGTGACTGACGATAACTTAGAAAGCTCTACCTTGGGCTTAGCCCTCGCCAGTATGCAGCACGAAACCCTCTACTGTCGCCTATTTCGGAGTTAA
- the ureE gene encoding urease accessory protein UreE → MFTLTQLCPTILENARQLHLSLTAEERCRSRLHCHSDEGESLYLKLPRGITLQPGDRLQNEEGTVIVMVQAKAEPTLKVMAATPLGLLQAAYHLGNRHVPLEIHTDYLRLGADAVLQTMLEQRGLTVTFEVAPFCPERGAYHAH, encoded by the coding sequence ATGTTCACACTGACGCAACTTTGCCCCACAATTTTGGAAAATGCCCGTCAGTTGCACCTCTCATTGACTGCAGAGGAACGCTGCCGCAGTCGTCTCCATTGCCACAGTGATGAGGGAGAATCCCTCTATTTGAAGTTGCCCCGTGGCATCACCCTACAGCCGGGCGATCGCCTTCAGAACGAGGAAGGCACCGTGATAGTCATGGTTCAGGCTAAAGCCGAACCGACGCTAAAGGTGATGGCCGCCACTCCCCTTGGCCTTCTACAGGCAGCTTACCATCTCGGAAATCGCCATGTTCCCTTGGAAATTCACACCGATTATCTCCGCTTGGGTGCGGATGCGGTATTGCAAACCATGCTGGAACAGCGCGGCTTGACGGTGACCTTTGAAGTGGCTCCCTTTTGTCCCGAACGCGGTGCCTACCATGCTCACTGA
- a CDS encoding PDC sensor domain-containing protein, translating into MLSKLSFRHKLLLGTLLPIVVIYTGLFFYIRGRVIRRSTADYKEWQQAMVSLYATQFDDNLEQMAELATASAHALEAFPMASEQQLYSFLRRNVEMNNLAYGVAIAFTPYSFSPRKRLFAPYVYKNNGTLVQKDTGRIYDYTQPKWDWYSETIRTGQPRWSDPYFDEGAGDVWMVTYSVPFRRQGKVRGVATVDVALETLQRQINIQGLKEEQFFVLDRKGRIIFHGDPQFIGQSIFYIAKEENRSDLEALGKAMVRGQSGHLWMTDWTSNERQWVFYTPISQTGWSLAIRLNEATLLAFIHEETRAGLLVLVVSFCLISLVTWGVTGYMVRPIQKLDAAAHKIAAGDLAIEGDVDIHSQDEVGNLGRTFLDMAGQLQESFAELHRFNQRLEEEVTHRTAALEAANQQLLEKERVLHDHNVALVQLSQSPHVQQGHFRMALQEIIQVTATTLRVQRASAWELQGDRLKCVVQYDPAANNHAQPTYLTQPPYPEYLKRLRTGEPLVVNDLLTDPRTHELREYAKLQRVYSRIDAPIIFNGQLLGVICVESIGEHRAWLVEERSFVSNVADIVTIALAAHQRHQAERELLKAKEAAEAANKAKSIFLANMSHELRTPLNAILGFSQILLSDRTLAPQHRQTLEKINRSGEHLLGLINDVLDMAKIEAGRITLQETTFDLRRMLQTLEEMLKVRAEAKGLRLVFDLPANLPVAVTTDEMKLRQVLVNLLGNGIKFTQKGGVSLKVSYKAQEPPRLAFEVSDTGIGMTPQELKMLFQPFVQTDSSKKVSEGTGLGLAISRQFVQLMGGDIQVQSIKGQGSRFYFEINIGLGDPQALQEERTQTVVGLRSPTSEVRILVVDDIPENRQLLTQLLEPVGFRCREAGNGQEAVEIWREWQPHAILMDIRMPVMDGKTATRQIKKEVGDRLRRGEAVCPPKILAVTASSFEQDKLELLNLGCDDYIAKPFRPQTIFERLAAQLNLEYAYEDAPPSPVSPRPQVLDPAALMVMPRPWIAELQEAAKKLNAKRIRELIAEIPPEEAALIEGLQQLVKTFRFDKIVELTLV; encoded by the coding sequence ATGCTGAGCAAGCTATCCTTTCGCCATAAGCTCTTGCTGGGGACGCTCCTACCAATTGTTGTCATCTACACAGGCCTGTTTTTCTACATTCGCGGGCGGGTGATTCGCCGCAGTACCGCTGACTATAAAGAGTGGCAGCAGGCCATGGTGTCCCTCTATGCAACTCAATTTGATGACAACCTAGAGCAGATGGCAGAGCTGGCAACCGCCAGTGCCCATGCCCTAGAGGCTTTCCCGATGGCCAGTGAGCAGCAACTGTATTCCTTTCTGCGCCGCAATGTGGAAATGAATAATCTGGCCTATGGGGTGGCGATCGCCTTTACCCCCTACAGCTTTTCCCCCCGCAAACGGCTCTTTGCCCCCTACGTTTATAAAAACAACGGCACACTGGTACAAAAAGACACGGGTCGCATCTACGACTACACGCAACCCAAATGGGACTGGTATAGTGAGACGATCCGCACTGGCCAACCCCGCTGGAGTGACCCCTACTTTGATGAGGGGGCAGGGGATGTCTGGATGGTTACGTATTCCGTTCCTTTTCGTCGTCAGGGGAAAGTGCGGGGGGTGGCCACCGTGGATGTGGCGCTGGAGACGCTACAAAGACAAATCAATATCCAAGGCCTGAAGGAGGAGCAATTTTTTGTTTTGGATCGCAAGGGACGGATTATCTTTCATGGCGATCCTCAGTTTATTGGCCAGTCCATTTTCTACATTGCCAAGGAAGAAAATCGCAGTGATCTTGAGGCCTTGGGCAAAGCAATGGTTAGGGGCCAAAGTGGCCATCTCTGGATGACGGATTGGACTTCCAATGAGCGGCAATGGGTCTTTTACACCCCGATTTCCCAAACCGGCTGGAGTCTGGCGATTCGCCTGAATGAAGCTACCCTTTTGGCCTTTATCCACGAAGAAACGCGGGCGGGACTGCTCGTTCTCGTGGTCTCTTTCTGTCTGATTAGTCTGGTGACTTGGGGGGTCACAGGCTACATGGTGCGCCCAATTCAAAAGTTGGATGCGGCAGCCCACAAAATTGCAGCGGGTGACCTAGCCATTGAAGGGGATGTGGACATCCACAGCCAAGATGAAGTGGGGAACTTGGGACGAACCTTTCTCGATATGGCGGGGCAACTCCAAGAGAGTTTTGCTGAACTCCATCGCTTTAATCAACGCCTCGAAGAGGAAGTGACGCACCGTACTGCGGCCCTTGAGGCTGCCAATCAACAACTGCTCGAAAAAGAACGGGTACTCCATGACCACAATGTAGCCTTGGTGCAACTAAGCCAATCTCCCCATGTGCAGCAGGGGCACTTTCGCATGGCGTTGCAGGAGATTATTCAAGTAACAGCAACAACCCTACGTGTGCAGCGGGCTTCAGCGTGGGAACTCCAAGGCGATCGCCTCAAGTGCGTTGTGCAGTATGACCCTGCTGCCAATAACCATGCCCAACCCACGTACCTCACCCAACCCCCTTATCCGGAGTACCTGAAACGACTGCGCACAGGGGAACCCCTTGTGGTCAATGATTTACTCACGGATCCCCGCACCCACGAACTGCGGGAGTATGCCAAACTCCAGCGGGTGTATTCCCGCATTGATGCGCCGATCATCTTCAACGGCCAATTATTGGGGGTAATCTGTGTTGAGAGTATTGGCGAGCATCGGGCTTGGCTGGTGGAGGAACGCAGTTTTGTCTCCAATGTTGCGGATATCGTCACAATTGCCCTTGCGGCCCATCAACGCCATCAAGCAGAGCGGGAGCTACTCAAGGCCAAGGAAGCCGCAGAAGCCGCTAACAAAGCCAAAAGTATTTTCCTTGCCAATATGAGCCATGAACTGCGCACCCCCCTCAATGCCATTCTTGGCTTTAGTCAAATTTTGCTCAGCGATCGCACCCTTGCCCCGCAGCATCGGCAAACCCTTGAAAAGATTAACCGCAGCGGTGAACACCTTTTGGGTTTGATTAACGATGTTCTTGACATGGCCAAAATTGAAGCTGGGCGCATCACGCTACAGGAAACCACCTTTGATCTACGGCGCATGCTGCAAACCCTCGAAGAAATGCTCAAGGTGCGAGCTGAAGCTAAAGGGTTACGTCTCGTCTTTGATTTGCCCGCCAATCTGCCGGTGGCCGTCACCACCGATGAAATGAAGCTCCGCCAAGTATTGGTGAACCTCTTGGGCAATGGCATTAAATTCACGCAAAAGGGGGGCGTCTCCCTTAAGGTCAGCTATAAAGCCCAAGAACCGCCGCGACTGGCCTTTGAAGTCAGCGATACGGGTATTGGCATGACGCCACAGGAGTTGAAAATGCTCTTTCAGCCCTTTGTTCAAACCGATAGCAGTAAAAAAGTCAGCGAAGGCACCGGTCTGGGGTTGGCCATTAGTCGCCAGTTTGTGCAATTAATGGGGGGCGATATTCAGGTACAGAGCATCAAGGGGCAGGGAAGTCGCTTTTACTTCGAGATCAACATTGGCCTTGGCGATCCCCAAGCACTACAGGAGGAAAGGACACAAACCGTGGTTGGCCTGCGATCGCCCACCTCAGAAGTCCGCATTCTGGTGGTGGATGATATTCCCGAAAACCGCCAACTCCTGACTCAACTCCTAGAACCCGTGGGCTTTCGCTGTCGAGAAGCGGGCAATGGTCAAGAGGCGGTGGAGATCTGGCGAGAATGGCAGCCCCATGCCATTCTGATGGATATTCGCATGCCCGTGATGGATGGCAAAACGGCAACGCGACAGATCAAAAAAGAAGTGGGCGATCGCCTGCGACGCGGCGAAGCGGTTTGCCCCCCCAAAATTCTTGCGGTGACCGCCAGTAGCTTTGAGCAGGACAAGCTAGAACTCCTCAACCTTGGTTGTGATGACTACATTGCCAAGCCCTTCCGTCCGCAAACGATTTTTGAACGACTGGCCGCCCAGTTAAACCTAGAGTATGCCTACGAGGATGCTCCGCCCTCCCCAGTTTCCCCTCGTCCGCAGGTGCTGGATCCAGCCGCCCTAATGGTGATGCCGCGCCCTTGGATTGCTGAACTTCAAGAGGCCGCCAAAAAGCTCAATGCTAAGCGCATTCGCGAACTGATTGCTGAAATCCCCCCTGAGGAAGCGGCCTTGATTGAGGGGCTTCAGCAACTGGTGAAAACGTTCCGCTTTGATAAAATTGTTGAATTAACGCTTGTCTAA
- a CDS encoding glutamate synthase-related protein: MQQSTFSSPVHQVGYHGQPWLVAERDACGVGFVAHRKGVASHRILTQALEGLTCLEHRGGCSADRDSGDGAGIMTAIPWELLPEFGIPRQRIGVAMIFLPQGAATAAAKAIVEKVLSENELRLLGWRPVPVNPSVLGVQAKQNQPQIEQLFVASSKASGDELERQLYLTRKRIERAIAQTKADWRQDFYICSFSTRTIVYKGMVRSVVLAQFYDDLRNPNYITPFALYHRRFSTNTMPKWPLAQPMRMLGHNGEINTLLGNINWMRARAAQLSHPHWGEAFADLMPIVNAENSDSANLDNVLELLVQSGRQPLQAMMMLIPEAYQNQPDLADHPEVVDFYEYYSGLQEAWDGPALVAFSDGKIVGATLDRNGLRPARYTLTNDDLVIVSSEAGSIQIDEATVIEKGRLGPGQMIAVDLEHQELLTNWEIKQRVAQQQPYGEWLKTYRQELAPQPYGETPTLDSQTCLQQQMAFGFSAEDVEMIIEAMAKDGKEPTFCMGDDIPLAVLSQQPHLLYDYFKQRFAQVTNPAIDPLREKLVMSLVTRLGKRGNLLIERPEDARLLQLNSPLINEAELEEILRAPFGTTRLSTQFAIAQGPAGLEAAVNRLCEQAAAAVKGGAEILVLSDRHNLAGEPHLLDADTSYIPPLLAVGAVHHHLIAQGIRRRVSLVVETAQCWSTHHFACLIGYGAGAVCPYLTWETIRQWWYSDRTQSLMAKGKLPQLTLQQVQANYRKAVEEGLLKILSKMGISLIASYRGAQIFEAIGIGDDLLNKAFIGTTSRVGGLTLQDLAQETIAFHHKAFPELTAKKLENFGFVQFRPGGEYHMNNPEMAKALHKAVSSNSYDHYEVYRRQLTERVPTALRDLLEFRSDRPSIPLAEVEPASEIVKRFCTGGMSLGALSREAHEVLAIAMNRLGGKSNSGEGGEDPIRFQVLTDVDAQGHSPQFPHLRGLRNGDTASSAIKQVASGRFGVTPEYLINAQQIEIKIAQGAKPGEGGQLPGSKVSPYIAMLRRSKPGVSLISPPPHHDIYSIEDLAQLIFDLHQINPEAQVSVKLVAEIGIGTIAAGVAKANADVIQISGHDGGTGASPLSSIKHAGSPWELGLTEVHRVLLENQLRDRVILRVDGGLKCGWDVVMAALMGAEEFGFGSVAMIAEGCIMARICHTNNCPVGVATQKEELRKRFPGIPEHVVNFFLFIAEEVRSILAKLGYRTLNEIIGRADLLVPRQDVTLTKTAPLNLDCLTKLPDTRSDRQWLQHETVHSNGAVLDDEILARPEVQAAIAKQQTVELELPIVNTDRTVGARIAGAIAKKYGNTGFEGQITLNFRGSAGQSFGAFNLPGMILNLTGEANDYVGKGMHGGEIIIKPPANAPYAAADNVIIGNTCLYGATGGFLFANGRAGERFAVRNSKAFAVVEGTGDHCCEYMTGGVVVVLGTTGRNVGAGMTGGLAYILDESGHFPAKVNPEIVKLQRVTSAIGAAQLKQLITAHHERTGSAKAAMILEQWERYLPLFWQVVPPSEANTPEVVGEVATDSDSKVLSPLS, translated from the coding sequence ATGCAACAATCCACCTTTTCTTCCCCCGTGCATCAAGTTGGTTATCATGGACAACCTTGGCTTGTGGCCGAGCGAGATGCCTGCGGTGTGGGTTTTGTTGCCCATCGCAAGGGGGTGGCTAGTCACCGCATCTTGACCCAAGCCCTTGAGGGATTGACCTGCCTTGAACACCGGGGGGGCTGTAGTGCCGATCGCGACTCTGGGGATGGAGCTGGCATCATGACGGCCATTCCGTGGGAGTTGTTGCCGGAGTTTGGCATTCCTCGGCAGCGGATTGGGGTGGCGATGATCTTTTTGCCCCAAGGGGCGGCAACAGCAGCGGCCAAGGCCATTGTGGAAAAAGTCCTCAGTGAAAATGAATTGCGCCTGTTGGGCTGGCGACCAGTACCCGTAAACCCCAGTGTGTTGGGGGTGCAAGCCAAACAAAATCAGCCCCAGATTGAGCAGCTTTTTGTGGCTTCAAGCAAAGCCAGTGGCGATGAACTGGAGCGGCAGCTCTATCTGACCCGCAAGCGCATTGAGCGGGCGATCGCCCAAACCAAAGCGGACTGGCGACAGGACTTTTATATTTGTTCTTTCTCCACCCGCACGATTGTCTATAAGGGCATGGTGCGCTCGGTGGTGTTAGCTCAGTTTTACGACGATCTGCGCAACCCCAACTACATTACCCCCTTTGCCCTTTACCACCGTCGCTTTAGTACCAACACCATGCCCAAGTGGCCCTTGGCTCAACCGATGCGGATGCTGGGGCACAACGGCGAAATCAATACCCTCTTGGGGAATATCAACTGGATGCGAGCACGGGCAGCGCAACTGAGTCATCCCCATTGGGGCGAAGCCTTTGCGGATCTCATGCCCATTGTCAATGCCGAAAACAGCGACTCCGCCAACCTCGACAACGTCCTTGAACTGCTGGTGCAATCGGGACGACAGCCCTTGCAGGCCATGATGATGCTGATTCCCGAGGCCTATCAAAATCAGCCCGACTTGGCGGATCACCCAGAGGTGGTGGACTTTTACGAGTACTACAGCGGTCTTCAGGAGGCGTGGGATGGCCCTGCACTGGTGGCCTTTTCCGATGGCAAAATTGTCGGCGCCACCCTCGATCGCAATGGCCTACGCCCCGCCCGCTACACCCTCACCAATGACGATCTAGTGATTGTCTCTTCCGAGGCGGGTAGCATTCAAATTGATGAAGCAACGGTGATTGAAAAAGGCCGCCTTGGCCCTGGGCAGATGATTGCCGTTGACTTGGAGCACCAAGAACTCCTCACCAACTGGGAAATTAAACAGCGGGTGGCACAGCAGCAGCCCTACGGCGAATGGCTGAAAACCTATCGCCAAGAACTTGCGCCTCAACCCTACGGCGAAACCCCCACCCTCGACAGCCAAACCTGCCTACAACAACAAATGGCCTTTGGCTTTAGTGCTGAAGACGTGGAAATGATCATTGAGGCCATGGCCAAGGATGGCAAGGAACCCACCTTCTGCATGGGGGATGACATTCCCTTGGCGGTGCTGTCGCAGCAACCCCACCTGCTCTACGACTACTTCAAGCAGCGCTTTGCCCAAGTCACTAATCCCGCCATTGATCCGCTGCGGGAGAAACTGGTGATGTCCCTGGTGACTCGCTTGGGTAAGCGGGGCAATTTGCTGATTGAGCGTCCTGAAGATGCGCGCCTACTGCAACTCAATTCCCCCCTCATCAACGAGGCGGAGCTAGAGGAGATTCTCAGAGCACCCTTTGGCACCACTCGCCTGTCAACCCAGTTTGCGATCGCCCAAGGGCCTGCGGGGCTGGAGGCTGCCGTCAATCGGCTCTGTGAACAGGCTGCCGCCGCCGTCAAGGGAGGCGCCGAAATTCTCGTCCTCAGCGATCGCCACAACCTTGCGGGGGAACCCCATCTCCTTGACGCTGACACGTCCTATATCCCGCCCCTATTGGCCGTGGGCGCAGTGCACCACCATTTGATTGCCCAGGGCATTCGCCGTCGTGTCTCCCTTGTGGTGGAAACCGCCCAATGCTGGAGTACCCATCACTTTGCCTGCCTCATTGGCTATGGCGCCGGAGCAGTGTGTCCCTACTTGACATGGGAAACAATTCGCCAGTGGTGGTATAGCGATCGCACCCAAAGCCTCATGGCCAAGGGCAAACTCCCACAACTGACGCTGCAACAGGTGCAGGCCAACTACCGCAAGGCAGTGGAAGAAGGACTCCTAAAAATCCTCTCCAAGATGGGGATTTCTCTGATTGCCAGCTATCGCGGTGCCCAAATTTTTGAGGCCATTGGCATTGGCGATGACCTGCTCAACAAGGCCTTCATCGGCACCACGTCGCGGGTGGGGGGTCTCACTCTTCAAGACTTAGCTCAAGAAACAATTGCCTTTCACCACAAGGCCTTCCCTGAACTCACCGCCAAGAAACTGGAGAACTTTGGCTTTGTCCAATTCCGGCCGGGTGGCGAGTACCACATGAATAATCCGGAGATGGCCAAGGCACTCCACAAGGCCGTGAGCAGTAATAGCTATGACCATTACGAGGTCTATCGCCGCCAGCTCACGGAGCGCGTTCCCACTGCGTTACGGGATTTATTGGAGTTTAGGAGCGATCGCCCCAGTATTCCCCTTGCGGAGGTGGAACCCGCCAGTGAAATTGTCAAACGCTTTTGTACAGGGGGAATGTCCTTGGGTGCCCTTTCGCGGGAAGCCCACGAAGTGCTAGCGATCGCCATGAACCGCCTTGGGGGTAAATCCAACTCCGGTGAGGGCGGTGAAGATCCAATTCGCTTCCAAGTGCTGACGGATGTGGATGCCCAGGGGCACTCTCCCCAATTTCCCCACCTGCGGGGCTTGCGCAATGGCGATACCGCCAGTTCAGCCATTAAACAAGTGGCCTCTGGTCGCTTTGGCGTCACTCCCGAGTACTTGATCAATGCCCAGCAAATTGAAATCAAGATTGCCCAGGGCGCGAAACCCGGGGAAGGCGGGCAACTGCCGGGCAGCAAAGTCAGCCCCTACATTGCCATGCTACGGCGATCCAAGCCGGGGGTATCCCTCATTTCACCGCCGCCCCACCATGACATTTATTCCATTGAGGATTTGGCGCAACTGATCTTTGACCTGCACCAGATCAATCCCGAAGCGCAAGTCTCCGTAAAACTGGTGGCGGAAATTGGCATTGGGACGATTGCCGCTGGGGTAGCAAAAGCCAACGCTGATGTGATTCAAATTTCCGGTCACGATGGCGGTACTGGTGCTTCGCCCCTCAGTTCCATTAAGCATGCCGGCAGTCCGTGGGAATTGGGCTTGACGGAGGTTCACCGCGTTCTTCTGGAAAATCAACTGCGCGATCGCGTCATTCTGCGGGTGGATGGTGGCCTCAAGTGTGGCTGGGATGTGGTCATGGCGGCACTGATGGGTGCCGAGGAATTTGGCTTTGGCTCAGTGGCAATGATTGCCGAGGGTTGCATCATGGCGCGGATCTGCCACACCAACAACTGCCCCGTGGGCGTGGCCACCCAAAAAGAGGAACTGCGCAAGCGTTTCCCCGGCATCCCGGAGCATGTGGTGAACTTCTTCCTCTTTATTGCCGAAGAGGTACGCTCGATTCTCGCCAAGCTGGGCTACCGTACCCTCAATGAGATCATTGGCCGTGCCGATCTGCTGGTGCCTCGGCAGGATGTCACCCTGACAAAAACTGCGCCCCTGAATCTGGATTGCCTGACCAAGCTGCCGGATACGCGCAGCGATCGCCAGTGGTTGCAGCACGAAACAGTGCACAGTAACGGTGCCGTTCTCGATGATGAAATTTTGGCACGCCCAGAGGTGCAAGCCGCCATTGCGAAGCAGCAAACCGTTGAACTAGAGCTGCCCATTGTCAACACCGATCGCACCGTCGGGGCACGCATTGCCGGTGCCATTGCCAAAAAGTATGGCAACACCGGTTTTGAAGGTCAGATCACCCTCAACTTCCGAGGCAGTGCTGGCCAGAGCTTTGGCGCCTTCAACCTGCCGGGGATGATCCTCAACCTTACAGGCGAAGCCAATGACTATGTTGGCAAAGGCATGCACGGTGGTGAAATCATTATCAAACCCCCTGCCAATGCCCCCTATGCAGCGGCGGACAATGTGATTATCGGCAACACCTGTCTCTATGGCGCCACGGGCGGGTTCCTCTTTGCCAATGGCCGAGCGGGTGAGCGATTTGCCGTCCGCAACTCCAAGGCTTTTGCCGTTGTTGAAGGCACAGGGGATCACTGCTGCGAATACATGACGGGTGGAGTGGTCGTGGTCTTGGGCACCACGGGTCGCAATGTGGGTGCCGGTATGACCGGTGGCTTGGCCTACATCTTGGACGAATCGGGTCACTTCCCCGCCAAGGTGAATCCTGAAATTGTCAAGCTCCAGCGGGTCACCTCTGCCATTGGTGCCGCTCAACTCAAGCAACTCATTACTGCCCACCACGAGCGCACAGGGAGTGCCAAGGCCGCAATGATTCTGGAGCAGTGGGAGCGCTATTTACCCCTCTTCTGGCAGGTGGTGCCGCCTTCGGAAGCCAATACGCCGGAAGTGGTGGGTGAAGTGGCCACTGACAGCGACAGCAAAGTATTGAGTCCCCTTTCCTAG
- a CDS encoding type II restriction endonuclease, producing MTSRPYQNHLRSSDDLVTSYEATRAGFVALALEKNRRSTPYVAEARALQEAASRAKTPADLLDIKGIEAGLLTAAGLSDKALVHLQPKDKTEAINGLIKHFLEPAGEKFVEELVFRFLLTRGDALGGSMRNIGGVLAQRKLTRAIISTLVIAGIGYRWQHSKTRQWVDMTDDDSEIELSLRGLSWENNGKPRTLIYNLKVPLVKNNVDMCLFNLNPDKLQATGNTSATSYIALGELKGGIDPAGADEHWKTARTALDRIREAFSKAQHSPHIFFIGAAVEKKMAAEIWDQLEKGLLANAANLTNDTQIASFCRWLLSL from the coding sequence ATGACCTCACGACCCTACCAAAACCATCTTCGGTCTAGTGATGATCTCGTCACGAGTTATGAAGCCACACGTGCAGGCTTTGTTGCTCTTGCGCTTGAAAAGAACCGTCGCTCTACGCCTTATGTCGCCGAAGCAAGAGCATTGCAAGAAGCTGCATCAAGGGCTAAAACGCCTGCTGATTTGCTGGATATCAAAGGCATAGAAGCAGGTCTTCTCACGGCGGCAGGATTATCTGACAAGGCTCTGGTTCATCTACAACCAAAAGACAAGACGGAAGCGATTAATGGTCTCATCAAGCATTTCCTTGAGCCAGCAGGAGAAAAGTTTGTTGAAGAACTGGTGTTTCGGTTTCTGCTGACACGTGGCGACGCGCTTGGCGGTTCAATGCGAAACATTGGCGGCGTTTTAGCGCAGAGAAAACTTACCCGCGCTATCATTTCAACGCTGGTGATAGCTGGTATTGGTTACAGATGGCAGCATTCGAAGACGAGGCAGTGGGTTGACATGACAGACGATGACTCTGAAATTGAGTTGTCTTTGCGTGGATTGAGTTGGGAAAACAATGGCAAACCGCGCACCTTGATTTACAACTTGAAGGTTCCTTTGGTGAAAAACAATGTGGATATGTGTTTATTCAACCTTAATCCTGACAAGTTGCAGGCCACAGGGAATACATCAGCCACATCTTATATTGCACTCGGCGAACTCAAAGGGGGAATAGACCCTGCAGGTGCAGACGAACACTGGAAAACCGCGCGAACAGCCCTTGATCGTATCCGTGAAGCATTTTCTAAAGCCCAGCATTCCCCGCATATTTTCTTTATAGGTGCAGCCGTTGAGAAGAAAATGGCGGCCGAGATCTGGGATCAACTGGAAAAGGGATTGCTTGCCAATGCTGCCAATCTGACCAATGACACTCAGATCGCGTCCTTTTGCAGATGGCTGCTTTCATTGTGA